In Ignavibacteriales bacterium, a single genomic region encodes these proteins:
- a CDS encoding DUF4249 family protein: protein MIACGVFGCNQPFNPRGPLENDAVVFSVLSTDRNLQFVRVEHTYMPVGFDALAYTSDNFIPNAIVTIQKGDSNYAMRDTTFARPDTSRYIFPIRAYYARPLEINYGSSYRLSIRAPELGQALSTIRVPDKPFLMMIPSSIAVLQSPGSHEAKDEVIFTVDLGSGARGWIGRFYIYYSVLKNGQWIEERTIIPLSSIFPKVFTSVVYAEMSAAGYKNRSAAVYRNDQYQKALLEIAYRKYPNFKITFTRAMFELVQVEENLYNYYEVAHANGDPLSVRLDEPLYTNVVGGVGVFGAYTLDSLVQELPDNFIWNKR from the coding sequence ATGATTGCGTGCGGGGTATTCGGATGTAACCAGCCGTTCAATCCTCGAGGCCCCCTGGAGAATGATGCCGTCGTATTCTCAGTCCTCTCCACGGATCGCAATCTCCAATTCGTTCGTGTTGAACACACCTATATGCCGGTTGGTTTCGACGCGCTCGCCTACACTTCCGACAATTTCATCCCGAACGCAATAGTGACGATCCAAAAAGGTGATTCGAACTATGCCATGCGGGACACGACCTTCGCCAGGCCAGATACGTCGCGATACATTTTCCCCATTAGGGCTTACTACGCGCGGCCGCTCGAAATTAACTACGGATCATCTTATCGATTATCGATTCGAGCACCCGAACTTGGACAAGCCTTGTCAACAATCAGGGTGCCAGATAAGCCTTTCCTAATGATGATTCCCAGCTCGATTGCAGTCCTCCAATCTCCGGGTTCGCATGAGGCGAAAGATGAAGTCATTTTCACGGTCGACTTGGGATCTGGGGCCAGGGGATGGATCGGACGATTCTACATTTACTACAGTGTCTTAAAAAACGGGCAATGGATTGAGGAGCGCACGATCATTCCTCTTTCCTCGATTTTCCCGAAAGTATTCACCAGCGTAGTTTACGCCGAGATGTCAGCCGCAGGATACAAAAATCGTTCGGCGGCGGTATATCGAAATGATCAATACCAGAAAGCCTTGCTCGAGATTGCATACCGCAAATATCCAAATTTTAAAATTACGTTCACTCGAGCAATGTTCGAACTAGTTCAGGTCGAAGAAAATCTCTACAACTACTACGAAGTGGCGCACGCCAACGGCGACCCACTTTCAGTGCGACTGGACGAGCCCCTTTACACAAATGTGGTTGGCGGAGTCGGTGTATTCGGAGCCTACACGCTAGACTCTCTCGTGCAGGAGTTACCCGATAACTTCATTTGGAACAAGCGGTGA
- the pgl gene encoding 6-phosphogluconolactonase codes for MSLEKRSFVTVYKDTSELEHNAAKEIARIMTTAINDRGVCFVALSGGETPRQIYRRLGMEPIKDQVNWNSVHLFFSDERSVSPNDAQSNYGMVERSLLSWIDIPRQNVHRLKGELDPLSAAEEYEADIRSAFGDKEMRFDLVLLGVGEDGHVASIFPGTRVVDEEVALVRPAMNPSQPLQRITLTFPIINSAREILFLVSGKRKASIVQRVLATSKPTRDLPATMVRPAEGSLRWMIDHDAASQIDPTIDVIRY; via the coding sequence ATGAGTCTGGAAAAACGATCGTTCGTCACAGTGTACAAAGACACGTCGGAGCTTGAGCACAATGCTGCCAAGGAGATCGCGAGAATCATGACCACGGCGATCAACGATCGCGGCGTGTGTTTCGTCGCATTGTCGGGTGGAGAAACACCACGCCAGATCTACCGCCGCCTCGGCATGGAACCGATCAAGGACCAGGTCAACTGGAACAGCGTTCATCTCTTCTTCTCGGACGAACGATCGGTATCGCCGAACGACGCGCAGAGCAACTACGGAATGGTTGAACGATCATTGCTTTCATGGATTGATATCCCGCGGCAAAATGTCCATAGGTTGAAGGGAGAACTGGATCCTTTGTCGGCGGCAGAAGAGTACGAAGCCGACATCCGTTCTGCGTTTGGTGACAAGGAGATGCGATTCGATCTGGTTCTGCTGGGTGTTGGTGAAGACGGACACGTGGCCTCCATTTTTCCCGGCACGAGGGTTGTTGATGAAGAAGTCGCTCTTGTGCGCCCCGCTATGAATCCGAGTCAACCACTTCAACGGATCACGCTTACGTTTCCAATCATCAATTCCGCCCGGGAAATTCTGTTCCTTGTCTCCGGCAAAAGAAAAGCCTCCATCGTGCAACGCGTCCTCGCCACGTCGAAGCCAACGCGGGATCTGCCTGCGACCATGGTCCGTCCCGCCGAAGGTTCTCTGAGATGGATGATCGACCACGACGCCGCATCGCAGATCGATCCAACCATAGATGTGATTCGGTACTGA
- a CDS encoding response regulator transcription factor → MKTKQIRLMLADDHPVVISGVKNSLADARQIQVIGEITDGAQVISAVQKLRPDILLLDIAMPGMNGLEITRKLAKAAPQVKVIAFTMHDDREYVLEVVHAGARGYVLKETSTSELIRAIETVFNGETFFSESVGKVLLNEQFGAKPGTKMPTLSQLSHRENQILRLLADGLSNKLIAAKLKVSVRTIQTHRQHIMKKLGVHTVVELVRFAITRGLSDIQHIK, encoded by the coding sequence ATGAAAACCAAGCAAATTCGTCTCATGCTCGCTGATGACCATCCTGTCGTCATTAGTGGCGTCAAGAATAGTCTTGCGGATGCTCGGCAAATTCAGGTCATCGGCGAGATTACTGATGGTGCACAGGTCATATCGGCCGTTCAGAAGCTCAGGCCCGACATTCTCCTTCTCGACATTGCGATGCCCGGAATGAACGGTCTCGAGATCACACGCAAGCTCGCCAAGGCAGCGCCACAAGTCAAGGTTATTGCATTTACTATGCATGACGACAGGGAGTATGTCCTCGAGGTAGTTCACGCGGGAGCCAGAGGTTACGTCCTCAAAGAAACCTCAACATCCGAACTCATTCGAGCAATAGAAACGGTATTCAATGGCGAGACCTTTTTCAGTGAGTCGGTTGGGAAGGTCTTGCTCAACGAACAATTCGGAGCGAAGCCTGGCACCAAGATGCCGACTCTGTCTCAGCTCTCGCATCGAGAGAATCAGATACTCAGGCTTCTCGCAGACGGCCTCAGCAATAAGCTCATTGCGGCCAAGCTCAAGGTCAGCGTACGCACTATCCAAACACACCGCCAGCACATCATGAAGAAGCTCGGTGTTCACACGGTGGTCGAGCTCGTGAGGTTTGCAATTACCAGAGGACTCTCCGACATACAACATATCAAGTAG
- a CDS encoding TonB-dependent receptor, producing the protein MKSTGTSCSKTVAQWAVARNKGSIVACFCLLVACVGSSNAQTSDLYGTVTDSLTRQRIPFTNISVVGTTWGSAANNLGFYFISKLPPGTYEISASSIGYVKASRALVVKEGQAVELNFALASVPVLSEEVIVTAPRKQLELETKTTSVHVLERQDLRQVPVAGQQDLLQSLKLLPGIVSTSDVSARFYVRGGAGDQNLFMFDGIRIYYPFHALGIYSVFSPEVVDNVEVYTGAFPPGYGGRLSSVVNITARDGRADKLASRANINLLSSELGIEGPLSSQTSVIVNGRKSISSRTFSNIVGQDIPVSFYDLTGKVSIQASGVSKFGFSFLSSGDNMAARSNLQSDYTWKNNGFAISGSGLPTDKMFVNCVVYVSSYAAERSASIDGNITAASTSVKEGGMRVNATLYTGPQDLYYFGFDFNFPTLRYSFINRLGVLQELAGTPLEVSSWVRYSTVMGPFALDGGFHLQLGYLLSGSDPLREIQPRVNASYLLAGTWRAKASFGRFSQRMMTIDNEDDVLSIFDAWVSLSQDSKPEQADHYVVGISGNLTEQTTLNFETYYKRYNSLSVYNRDKIDVFDPDYIMGSGNACGAELTLRSHFQIVDLYGVYSLGWVRINNGGFFYYPRYDRRHHINFLAVSHPAKGLTTTLKWEYGSGFPFSQTVAYFDRMTFGNLFPAQFETETGSPFIMLGPKNAVRLPAYHRMDIGVGYNFRVIGLDVNAGVDLLNVYNNKNIFYFDRRTGQRVNMLSFYPSATLTVQY; encoded by the coding sequence ATGAAATCGACAGGCACAAGTTGTTCTAAAACAGTGGCTCAATGGGCCGTAGCGCGAAACAAGGGATCGATTGTGGCCTGCTTCTGCCTGCTCGTGGCTTGCGTGGGATCGTCGAATGCCCAGACCAGCGATTTGTACGGCACTGTGACAGACAGTCTCACGCGGCAACGCATTCCATTTACCAACATTTCGGTAGTCGGCACCACCTGGGGGTCGGCGGCAAACAATCTGGGATTCTATTTCATCTCCAAGTTGCCGCCGGGGACCTACGAGATATCAGCGAGTTCGATTGGTTATGTAAAGGCATCGAGGGCTTTGGTTGTCAAGGAAGGACAAGCGGTTGAACTCAATTTTGCCCTTGCTTCCGTACCAGTGCTATCGGAGGAGGTAATTGTCACTGCCCCCCGAAAACAACTCGAGTTGGAAACGAAGACAACAAGTGTCCATGTGCTTGAGAGACAAGATTTAAGACAAGTCCCGGTAGCGGGGCAACAGGATCTCCTCCAGTCGCTGAAGCTCCTTCCTGGAATCGTATCGACGAGCGATGTGAGTGCCCGATTCTATGTGAGAGGAGGAGCGGGTGATCAAAACTTGTTCATGTTTGATGGAATTCGGATTTACTACCCATTCCACGCCCTCGGAATATACAGTGTCTTCAGCCCAGAGGTGGTAGACAATGTTGAAGTTTATACCGGCGCATTCCCTCCAGGATACGGAGGACGACTTTCATCTGTGGTAAACATCACAGCCCGCGATGGTCGGGCCGACAAACTGGCGTCTCGAGCAAATATCAATCTGTTGTCATCGGAGCTTGGGATCGAGGGGCCTCTCAGCTCACAGACTTCGGTTATCGTAAACGGCCGGAAGTCAATTTCCTCACGGACATTTAGCAATATCGTTGGCCAGGATATTCCGGTGTCATTCTATGATCTGACGGGAAAAGTCTCAATTCAAGCGAGCGGGGTTTCGAAGTTTGGATTCTCGTTTCTCAGTAGCGGAGACAACATGGCCGCACGGAGCAATCTGCAATCAGATTATACCTGGAAGAACAACGGCTTTGCAATATCTGGTTCAGGATTGCCGACGGACAAAATGTTCGTGAATTGCGTGGTTTATGTCAGCAGCTATGCTGCAGAAAGGAGTGCTAGCATAGATGGCAATATCACTGCTGCTTCGACTTCTGTAAAAGAAGGGGGCATGCGCGTGAATGCCACACTGTATACCGGACCACAGGACCTATACTATTTTGGATTTGACTTCAACTTTCCTACACTTCGATACAGCTTCATAAACAGGCTTGGCGTACTTCAAGAGTTGGCGGGAACTCCCCTGGAGGTTTCGTCGTGGGTTAGATATTCTACCGTGATGGGTCCTTTTGCACTTGACGGAGGGTTCCACCTCCAGCTTGGCTATCTCCTCAGTGGGTCCGATCCTCTACGAGAAATACAGCCTCGTGTCAATGCCAGCTATCTCTTGGCAGGTACGTGGAGGGCAAAAGCCTCATTCGGGAGATTCTCGCAACGTATGATGACAATTGACAATGAAGATGATGTGCTGTCAATCTTTGATGCATGGGTTAGTCTGTCGCAGGATAGCAAACCAGAACAAGCGGACCATTATGTCGTGGGGATTTCCGGAAACCTCACGGAACAGACGACTTTGAATTTCGAGACCTACTACAAGCGATACAATTCACTTTCGGTATACAATCGTGACAAAATTGACGTCTTTGATCCCGACTACATCATGGGCTCAGGTAACGCGTGTGGCGCTGAACTGACACTCCGATCTCATTTTCAAATCGTCGATCTCTATGGAGTGTATTCACTGGGTTGGGTAAGAATCAACAACGGAGGATTTTTCTATTACCCTCGCTATGATCGGCGGCACCACATCAATTTCTTGGCCGTTTCTCATCCAGCAAAAGGCCTGACGACGACACTGAAATGGGAGTATGGCTCCGGTTTCCCGTTTTCTCAGACTGTGGCCTATTTTGACCGAATGACATTCGGGAATTTGTTTCCAGCACAGTTCGAGACGGAGACCGGGTCGCCGTTCATCATGCTCGGGCCGAAGAACGCCGTACGTCTCCCGGCATATCATAGAATGGACATTGGTGTAGGCTACAACTTCCGGGTGATCGGCTTGGATGTGAACGCCGGAGTCGATCTCCTGAATGTATACAACAACAAGAACATCTTCTACTTCGACCGGCGGACGGGTCAGCGAGTCAACATGTTGTCGTTCTATCCTTCGGCGACATTGACGGTGCAGTACTAA
- a CDS encoding PAS domain S-box protein produces MPTPPVDLLWPTIIAITAVFTIGAVFVVSIYFGQRRYIRSQETVLARLQEEVAERTRAEQQYRDIFENAVEGIFQVATNGDLITANPALARIFGYVSPELLMRDIKSEVRQSLLPEFRQKRFLTILEEQGTVANYISTALREDKKRIWVSTNIRAVRDSKQATLYFEGTIEDITERRQAERLQRELSRRILEAQESERKRVAFELHDSVNQMLSSVRYRLKSAEETSRGKIRNGWDGAQESRVLVEKTIQEIRRISRNLRPSALDDLGLAAAVRTLSDEFVKRTGIPLQVDSSKLTRRLPPNVELALFRVVQEALNNIEKHSQAKSVNIRLALGNSAALAVIIDDGKGFNPVTLNRQKQRGLGLISMKERASLLGGSMTIDSASGKGTKVEARIPLIVRK; encoded by the coding sequence GTGCCTACGCCACCAGTCGACCTACTCTGGCCAACCATCATAGCAATCACCGCCGTCTTTACTATCGGTGCGGTTTTCGTAGTTAGCATTTACTTCGGTCAGCGCCGGTATATCCGATCCCAAGAAACAGTGCTCGCACGCCTGCAAGAAGAGGTTGCCGAGCGCACGCGGGCGGAACAGCAATATCGGGATATCTTTGAAAATGCAGTCGAAGGTATCTTCCAGGTAGCGACTAACGGCGATCTGATTACCGCTAATCCAGCTCTCGCCCGGATCTTCGGATACGTTTCACCCGAACTTTTGATGAGGGATATCAAGTCGGAGGTCCGACAGTCCCTTCTCCCAGAATTTCGTCAAAAACGTTTTCTCACCATTCTCGAAGAACAGGGTACAGTGGCAAATTACATTTCTACAGCCTTGAGGGAAGATAAGAAGAGAATATGGGTGTCTACAAACATCCGGGCGGTGAGAGACTCTAAGCAAGCAACTTTGTATTTCGAAGGTACCATAGAGGACATCACCGAACGCAGACAGGCTGAGCGGCTCCAGCGTGAGCTCTCGAGAAGGATCCTCGAGGCGCAGGAATCCGAACGGAAGCGAGTTGCTTTTGAGTTGCACGACAGCGTTAACCAAATGCTCTCGTCGGTCAGGTACCGACTCAAATCTGCCGAAGAGACGTCCCGCGGAAAAATCCGTAATGGATGGGACGGTGCTCAGGAAAGCCGGGTATTGGTGGAGAAAACCATCCAGGAGATAAGGAGAATTTCCAGAAACCTGAGGCCAAGCGCCCTTGATGACCTGGGTTTGGCCGCCGCCGTGCGCACTCTGAGCGACGAATTCGTCAAACGCACCGGGATACCCCTGCAGGTGGATAGTTCAAAATTGACTCGCCGCTTGCCTCCAAATGTTGAATTAGCCCTGTTTCGTGTTGTTCAAGAAGCGCTGAACAACATCGAAAAGCACTCGCAGGCGAAAAGCGTCAACATCCGATTGGCGCTCGGCAACTCTGCTGCACTTGCAGTTATCATCGATGACGGCAAGGGATTCAACCCTGTGACACTCAACCGACAGAAGCAACGAGGATTGGGGCTCATCAGCATGAAGGAGCGGGCTTCACTCCTGGGAGGGTCGATGACGATCGACTCTGCTTCCGGCAAAGGGACGAAAGTTGAAGCGCGTATTCCCCTTATCGTCCGAAAGTAA
- a CDS encoding aldo/keto reductase yields MDIRDFGTTGIRVSALGLGTGHLGDESLSAKDAEHLLNRAVDMGITLFDTARGYERSEERIGKYLSHRRAEVVISTKVGYGIPGFSDWTYDCVLAGVRQAMQLMKTDYLDIVHLHSCPVEVLRQGDVIDALQRTVEQGSVRIAAYSGENEHLHFALDSDRFRSLQCSINICDQRVLDAMLPAAKKRGMGIIAKRPVANAPWRFSECPVGRYAEEYWKRWKAMNLDFGMPWQELALRFAAFTWGVDSCIVGTTNPAHLQQNAEYLNRGKLPQDVVDELRSSFRKHDNNWLGQV; encoded by the coding sequence ATGGACATACGTGATTTCGGGACGACGGGAATCAGGGTCTCAGCCTTGGGATTGGGCACCGGCCATCTCGGCGATGAATCGCTGTCGGCGAAAGATGCTGAACATCTTCTGAACCGCGCCGTCGATATGGGAATTACGTTGTTCGACACCGCACGGGGTTATGAACGCTCAGAAGAGAGGATCGGTAAATACCTTTCGCATCGTCGTGCCGAGGTGGTGATCTCGACAAAGGTCGGATACGGAATTCCTGGATTCTCCGACTGGACGTACGATTGTGTTCTGGCCGGTGTGCGCCAGGCGATGCAGTTGATGAAGACCGACTATCTGGATATCGTCCACCTCCATTCGTGCCCGGTTGAAGTTCTGCGGCAGGGAGACGTGATCGATGCGCTTCAGCGGACTGTTGAACAAGGAAGTGTCCGCATAGCAGCCTATTCGGGAGAGAACGAACACCTTCACTTCGCGCTCGATTCAGATCGATTCAGAAGCCTTCAGTGCTCGATCAACATCTGTGATCAGCGAGTGCTCGATGCCATGCTTCCAGCCGCGAAGAAACGTGGGATGGGAATCATCGCAAAGCGGCCGGTCGCGAATGCGCCATGGAGGTTTTCAGAATGTCCGGTGGGCCGCTATGCAGAGGAATACTGGAAGCGGTGGAAGGCGATGAATCTCGATTTCGGAATGCCCTGGCAGGAACTGGCTCTCCGATTTGCAGCGTTTACGTGGGGCGTGGACTCGTGTATTGTTGGAACCACGAACCCCGCTCACCTTCAGCAGAACGCTGAATATCTCAATCGAGGAAAACTCCCTCAAGACGTGGTTGACGAGCTCCGCAGTTCTTTCAGGAAACACGACAACAACTGGCTGGGGCAGGTGTGA
- a CDS encoding DinB family protein — MPNPAQIRPDSTEYFEYYEKYVKLVPENDVVHAMALQGEQTLSYLRSLPMTAGDKRYAPDKWSVKEVVGHIIDIERVFGYRALFFARKTPGPLPGIEQDDWMKAATFGDRRLTDLSDEFESVRRSSLFLFRHLDADAWIRRGVASGREFSVRGIAYIILGHERHHLDILKARYE; from the coding sequence ATGCCAAACCCTGCACAGATCCGACCGGATTCCACTGAGTATTTCGAATATTATGAGAAGTACGTCAAGCTCGTGCCGGAGAATGATGTCGTTCATGCAATGGCCCTCCAGGGGGAGCAGACACTTTCCTACCTGCGCTCTTTGCCGATGACGGCCGGAGACAAGCGATACGCGCCCGACAAGTGGAGCGTCAAAGAAGTCGTCGGTCACATCATCGACATCGAGCGTGTTTTTGGATACCGGGCGCTCTTTTTTGCCCGGAAGACTCCCGGACCGCTCCCTGGAATTGAACAGGACGATTGGATGAAGGCGGCGACGTTTGGGGACCGCCGGTTGACAGACCTGTCAGACGAGTTTGAATCGGTGCGTCGGTCAAGCCTGTTCTTGTTCAGGCACCTGGATGCTGACGCATGGATCAGAAGAGGCGTGGCGAGCGGGCGGGAATTCTCTGTGCGGGGAATTGCCTATATCATTCTTGGACACGAACGGCACCACCTGGATATTCTGAAAGCCCGCTACGAGTAA
- a CDS encoding T9SS type A sorting domain-containing protein yields the protein MKRTCILLALVFAIAVKSESQTVQRQSSTAPFVAGFRASRVLGSYPNRQFPSVDYWISAGQQMARKFSGAAPAGIWIVSLYQGSGVTQMNFPGDGRTYPNIQFIGTDQNESYLSRFDSAGFNIWLQVEPGAASMDTLISLVLSRYKQHPCVKGFGVDVEWYYTNTNSGGRKLTDGEALSWESKVKSFDSTYTLFLKHYAPSWMPPSYRGSILFVDDSQQFPSLSSMVSEFKAWGTKFAPNNVAFQFGYKVDTTWWRQYADPPSVIGSALRSAVPNCSGLFWVDFTITSVFPMTSIQDDVFAGPASFELFQNYPNPFNAGTIIGFRIPIAGLATMKIFDLLGRERMTAVHTELSAGSYQVTIDGSGLASGTYYYRLRVGEFVQTRKFILQK from the coding sequence ATGAAGAGAACATGTATCCTTCTTGCTCTTGTGTTCGCGATTGCAGTGAAGTCAGAAAGTCAGACCGTCCAGCGTCAGTCATCGACAGCCCCTTTCGTTGCCGGCTTTCGGGCTTCGCGAGTTCTGGGCAGTTATCCTAACAGGCAGTTTCCGTCGGTTGACTATTGGATCTCGGCCGGGCAACAAATGGCCCGCAAGTTCTCCGGGGCCGCGCCTGCAGGAATCTGGATCGTGAGCCTCTACCAGGGCAGCGGCGTGACGCAAATGAATTTCCCGGGAGACGGACGCACTTATCCCAATATTCAGTTCATCGGCACGGACCAGAACGAATCGTACCTTTCCCGCTTCGATTCCGCAGGGTTCAACATCTGGCTTCAGGTTGAACCAGGAGCGGCGTCGATGGACACGCTTATCTCGCTCGTCCTCAGCCGCTACAAGCAGCACCCGTGTGTGAAGGGTTTTGGCGTGGACGTCGAGTGGTACTATACCAACACGAACTCGGGAGGACGTAAGTTGACCGACGGCGAGGCGCTCTCATGGGAATCAAAGGTCAAATCGTTCGACAGCACATACACACTCTTTCTGAAACATTACGCACCAAGCTGGATGCCTCCTTCGTACAGGGGCAGCATCCTCTTTGTCGATGACAGCCAACAGTTCCCTTCGCTGAGCTCGATGGTGAGTGAATTCAAGGCGTGGGGAACGAAATTCGCCCCCAACAATGTGGCCTTCCAGTTTGGCTACAAGGTCGACACAACCTGGTGGAGACAATATGCCGATCCTCCCTCTGTCATCGGGAGCGCGCTCCGATCGGCGGTTCCGAATTGCAGCGGTTTGTTCTGGGTGGATTTCACGATCACATCGGTCTTCCCCATGACCTCTATACAAGACGATGTCTTCGCCGGCCCGGCTTCCTTTGAACTTTTTCAGAACTATCCCAACCCGTTCAATGCGGGCACGATCATCGGCTTCCGGATTCCGATTGCGGGGTTGGCGACGATGAAAATCTTCGACCTGCTGGGGAGGGAACGTATGACTGCCGTGCACACCGAACTCTCGGCTGGTTCCTACCAGGTCACAATTGACGGATCGGGCCTGGCAAGCGGAACGTATTACTATCGTCTACGGGTTGGAGAATTTGTACAGACCAGAAAGTTCATACTTCAGAAATAG
- a CDS encoding methyltransferase domain-containing protein, which produces MNYLDESFDLEDPELVSMIDELPLWSAPFGLTLLDAIRYRKNITALDIGFGTGFPLLEIAMRLGAGSKVIGIDPWIGALERTRNKIHRYGIENVQLIEGHAESIPLADNSIDLIVSNNGINNVDDLDRVLSECARVSKRGAQFLATMNLDTTMMEFYTVMEDVLRERGQVEWIETMKKHIRAKRRPLDELVADLQKNAFTLPVVTHDAFRYTFASGTTMLNHSFIRMAFLGPWKSIIAPEEQKSVFEQIESRMNAKAEVDGCIHLSVPFVMIESEKA; this is translated from the coding sequence ATGAATTATCTCGATGAGTCATTCGACCTTGAAGACCCGGAACTCGTCTCCATGATTGACGAACTCCCGCTCTGGTCGGCTCCTTTTGGCCTCACATTGTTGGATGCGATCCGGTATCGAAAGAACATCACGGCGCTCGACATCGGTTTCGGTACGGGATTTCCACTCCTCGAAATTGCGATGAGACTCGGGGCTGGCAGCAAAGTCATCGGCATCGATCCCTGGATTGGTGCGCTGGAACGGACGAGGAACAAGATTCACCGATATGGAATCGAGAATGTGCAGCTTATCGAGGGTCACGCCGAGAGCATCCCGCTTGCCGACAACAGCATCGATTTGATCGTGAGCAATAATGGCATCAACAATGTCGACGACCTGGACCGGGTGCTTTCCGAGTGTGCCCGGGTGTCAAAGCGGGGGGCTCAGTTTCTTGCCACGATGAACCTGGACACGACCATGATGGAGTTCTACACCGTCATGGAGGATGTGCTGCGCGAGCGAGGCCAGGTGGAATGGATAGAAACAATGAAGAAGCATATCCGGGCAAAACGAAGACCACTGGATGAATTGGTCGCCGATCTGCAGAAGAACGCGTTCACGCTTCCGGTTGTCACGCACGATGCGTTCAGATACACGTTCGCGAGCGGAACAACCATGCTGAATCACTCCTTCATCCGGATGGCATTTCTCGGGCCCTGGAAAAGCATCATTGCGCCAGAAGAACAGAAGAGCGTTTTTGAGCAGATTGAATCGAGAATGAATGCGAAGGCCGAAGTGGACGGGTGTATTCATCTGAGCGTACCGTTTGTGATGATCGAATCGGAAAAAGCATAG
- a CDS encoding 6-bladed beta-propeller, producing the protein MLNVHGCRWIKPDHARAPEEFGELVESIRKVSLQLPDSLRCSRDMRVRTDAKGRVYVALVPDYLIGVFDTLGTLIKLVGKQGFGPGELRKIQDFRVLGDGQIYIMDALTDEISLFDLDKGWISTFQSATKYTMTFDIVRDRVVHFRRALGEKQSSHLVVSPLGTASEIKNPNEGYLPSGPESIRNEMLVSQALATNLEGVTVLAFVSAKVIFLLSGSDLSEIDIDPTSYKISETKTLRKRYRDERVRGLMDEVFNNSRVSSLGFVTAEHVMVSFASGRHEETKFYVQLYCLSTGTSISRAYEVSSPIIYLGNYTFASWTRPTRELDATLSKSYEMTLYRFRSRHQ; encoded by the coding sequence ATGTTGAATGTTCACGGTTGCAGGTGGATCAAGCCGGACCATGCTAGGGCACCTGAAGAATTTGGAGAATTGGTAGAATCGATACGGAAGGTCAGCCTTCAATTGCCGGATAGTCTAAGGTGTAGTCGGGATATGAGGGTTAGAACTGATGCGAAGGGCCGCGTGTATGTCGCCCTTGTTCCAGATTACTTGATTGGTGTGTTCGACACTCTCGGGACGTTGATTAAGCTCGTCGGAAAACAAGGATTCGGACCGGGCGAATTGAGGAAGATCCAAGATTTTCGGGTACTTGGTGATGGGCAAATATATATTATGGACGCCCTGACAGACGAAATTTCGTTGTTTGATTTGGACAAAGGATGGATATCGACCTTCCAGTCGGCGACCAAGTACACAATGACTTTCGACATCGTTCGGGACAGAGTCGTGCACTTTCGTCGTGCACTCGGGGAGAAACAATCCTCTCATCTTGTGGTATCTCCTTTGGGAACGGCCAGTGAGATCAAGAACCCGAATGAGGGTTACCTGCCTTCAGGACCCGAATCGATCAGGAATGAAATGTTGGTGAGCCAAGCTCTCGCCACGAATTTGGAAGGTGTGACGGTGCTTGCCTTTGTGTCGGCCAAAGTGATTTTCTTGCTTTCCGGGAGCGATCTCTCTGAAATCGACATCGATCCCACAAGCTACAAAATCTCCGAGACGAAGACACTTCGCAAGAGATATCGCGACGAACGCGTAAGAGGGCTCATGGACGAAGTCTTTAACAATTCAAGGGTTTCCTCGCTAGGATTTGTGACTGCAGAGCACGTAATGGTATCATTTGCATCGGGTAGACATGAGGAAACGAAGTTTTACGTGCAGCTATATTGCCTCTCAACTGGAACGAGTATTTCCCGGGCGTACGAGGTTTCATCGCCAATTATATATCTTGGCAACTATACATTTGCGTCATGGACAAGACCGACTCGAGAGCTTGACGCGACTTTGTCAAAGAGCTACGAGATGACCCTTTACAGATTTAGGAGCCGACATCAATGA